The window ACTTCTCCCTTGGTGCAGGGTAAATTGTAGGAAATTGAATACTCTTGGTTAATACTGTTCCACGAGGCAAGACTGTACCTCTTAGAGTCACGGCACCGCGGAGGTCGTTGCAATCCTTCACAGAGTGCAGTAAACAAGGCAAGCAGGTGTAATAGAAACGCATACACCAGCAGAGCATAATAGAGAATGTCGTCCGAAGGATCGCAAGGTCGTTCACATTTGAGCACTAAGACATCCAGCAACAAGGATGGTCTTGCAAAAGCGTCTGATGAAGATGATCCGTTGCGAAACAATGAGAGCGCTCGCAGTCAGGCTCTTTTGGCTTACcaaaggaagaagaatgCTTTCCAGTCTCGAAGAAAACGGGCTCGAAAAAAGCTTTACTTCCTCAAATTAAAGGAGGACAGAGATGCCGCCCTGCATCTGAAGAGACAACTTAGCCAGGAAAACCAGTACCTTCAGAATTGTGTAAATGTTGCTTTGAACATTGTACGGGAATTCAATGCTGTAATCGGGGATGTGGTTCCTGCATCACCTGCTCATGATTCTGGTCGGGACGTCCACGCGCTGATGAACACAAGTGCATGCTGGATGCCTTATCAACAAAGTAGCCGTTTGCCGCTACTAATTCCAGGCCAGAATGCATGTATTCAACACGTGAGCGCCGTTGAAGAACGCTCGTGCCATACAGCTCGTATGCCATCAGAGAAAGACTGGATACATACTGGAAAGAGAGGGGGGAACGGGGGCTCCATCGAACAGTCTGGAGATCAACCAAATTTTCCAAACGCGCTGGAACAGCATGGTTATGTTCGACAACACCTAGGACAGCAATTCTCCTTACACTGCCCAGTTCAAGATAGAGCTGCGTATGACCACTTTTTGAGGAAGCTTCATCGGGCCAACATTGTCCCGCACGATTTCGCATTCCACCCGGTGAGAGAGAGAATTGTTGCATTGGAATCCACCACAGTAGCACGCGGTGGATTTCATGTGGCTAATCCCGAGGAGTTAGAGAGAATCGTTTTGATGCAACGCCTTCTGTCACTGGAGTCACTCGCCCGTCAGCGGCGGCTGATTCATTCGCTCAAAGCTGCGAAAGCGAAAGCAGTGGCGGATcgcttcacagtcagactgGGATACACACAAGGTGATCCTCGTTGGAACCACTAATGGAAATCGTTCAAAGCGA is drawn from Phaeodactylum tricornutum CCAP 1055/1 chromosome 25, whole genome shotgun sequence and contains these coding sequences:
- a CDS encoding predicted protein gives rise to the protein MSSEGSQGRSHLSTKTSSNKDGLAKASDEDDPLRNNESARSQALLAYQRKKNAFQSRRKRARKKLYFLKLKEDRDAALHLKRQLSQENQYLQNCVNVALNIVREFNAVIGDVVPASPAHDSGRDVHALMNTSACWMPYQQSSRLPLLIPGQNACIQHVSAVEERSCHTARMPSEKDWIHTGKRGGNGGSIEQSGDQPNFPNALEQHGYVRQHLGQQFSLHCPVQDRAAYDHFLRKLHRANIVPHDFAFHPVRERIVALESTTVARGGFHVANPEELERIVLMQRLLSLESLARQRRLIHSLKAAKAKAVADRFTVRLGYTQGDPRWNH